The Pyrus communis chromosome 5, drPyrComm1.1, whole genome shotgun sequence region GAAATTGGATGATGGTGCCTGATGGTTTTATATGGTTGATAACTGTAATTGTGTAGGTTGTGTATGATAGGAGAGAATCTTAATTAGCGTGACggtatttcaattcaatcacgTATTGTTATACGTTTCAATTTTGTAATATGACATTTGTAATTGACTTGGAATATTATCATATTGTCATTCCCGTTGCATGAACATATCCTCGAATATGCTGACCTTTGTGGTTTTGCCCTCAAAAGGGCATTCGTGTCATTTTAAAAATGGCATTCATCTACCGGTAATATGgttgaagaaatataaatgaaaCCATCCGACCAATACAACGAATGAAACTGGATGTTTAGTCGGTTGGAGCATCTAGAATCGACGGTATATATGGCGACGAAAAGTATGTATACATTAGTTGTTGGTCCAAAAACTCTTCCATGGACAATTCAAATGGGAGGTCAAATAAATCTTCCATGGACAATTTAAATGGGAGGGCAAATATTTGTTTGAGTGGAAACTTACTTAGTACTATTACCATCCGACAGTCATAGATGCTTATTGAATGTCACTAAAACCTATTTTGATTGTCATATAGTAATAGTAATAAGTACTTGTAAGTATAGTAGTCAAATACATAAATTTATATGTGGTTTTACATCTTCTGAAAATGTAAATGTGATGAAATAGGATGCAATATTGACTTTTACATCTCAAATTAACATTCGTAAGTTATATTGTAGTTAAAAAAACTTATCTTAAAGCATCTCCAAAAGCTGCTCCAATATGAGAGATGTAAATTTGAGATCCTATTTAATTTTATCTCTTAATTAGTGGGATTGTCaccaaatatataaaaaaaggaatgtaaatttaggtttttaCTTATATCTTCCAGCAAAGATGTATAATTTACATTCTGTCGTTAGAGAATTTAAGTTTTTAGCCAAAAATTACTATAGAAGAAAGAAGGCCAAAGGAAACAATTCAGTGTCTTCCTCAACCTTTCTAGTCCTCTTCCCATTGTGAAAACCTGATATGCCCCCTATGAGTGTATGACATGAACTCCCAAGAATTATGGGTCCATGTTTATGGGAGACTCAAATCATGCAAATCAATAAGCACAACACAACTCAAACAGTTGCATTCATTTCTCATCAAAACAAGGCCTCTCCCTCTCAAATATCCCAACctcatttcttctcctccatctcctcctcacaaacacaaacactCACATTCCACTCACATCCTCTCTTTCTTAAACCACCTGGAAAAGCCAGACCTCTGCCTCTCCCTCTACAATGCCATCATCCAAGGCCTCCCTTCAAATCCCACCACCAAAACAGCCTCCCTTTTCCAACTGTTTGAATTGCTTGAACACATGCTTGCCAATGGCATCCTTCCTGACCATTACACCGTCCCCTCTGTTCTCAAAGCGTGCGCGCAGTTGCGTGCGCTGAGAGAGGGGCAGCAGATTCACGCCTACGCTATCAAGACCGGGCTTGTTTTGTCCAATGTTTACGTCAATAACACTCTTATGAGGGTTTATGCTGTTTGTGGGGTTATGAAATGGGTCCGGATGGTGTTTGATGAAAGTCCTCAGAGGGACTTGGTTTCGTGGACTACGCTTATTCAGGCTTATGTTAAAATGGGGTTTCCGAGAGAAGGAGTTGAAGCGTTTTTTAGGATGTGTGACGCAGAGATGAGGGCGGATGAGATGACGTTGGTCATTGTTCTCTCTGCTTGCTCGAAGTTGGGAGACTTGAGCTTGGGTAGGAAGATCAATGGATACATTTACGATAATGGGGTATGCCGAGATGTTTTTATAGGCAATGCGTTGGTCGATATGTACTTGAAGTGTGGGGATGCCGACTTTGCACGTAAAGTCTTTAATGAGATGCCTGTGAGAAATGTGGTTTCCTGGAATTCGATGATATCGGGTTTAGCACACCAAGGGAAATTTAAGGAGGCGTTGGACGTGTTCCAGGAGATGCAAAGAATGGGTCTTGAGCCAGATGATGTTACTTTAGTTGGCGTTTTGAATTCGTGTGCGAATCTTGGAGTGCTCAAGATGGGGGAGTGGGTACATGCTTATGTTGATAGAAATCAGATCGAGGCTGATGGGTTTATAGGAAATGCGCTTGTGGATATGTATGCTAAGTGTGGAAGTATAGACCGAGCCTTTAGAGTTTTTCAATGCATGAATCGCAGAGACGTATATTCATATACTGCCATGATTGTTGGGTTAGCTATGCATGGGGAGGTAGAGATGGCATTGGATATATTTGCTGAAATGCCTAAAGTGGGCATTGAACCGGATGAGGTGACATTTATCGGAGTCCTTGCAGCATGTAGTCATGG contains the following coding sequences:
- the LOC137735576 gene encoding pentatricopeptide repeat-containing protein At1g08070, chloroplastic-like; this encodes MNSQELWVHVYGRLKSCKSISTTQLKQLHSFLIKTRPLPLKYPNLISSPPSPPHKHKHSHSTHILSFLNHLEKPDLCLSLYNAIIQGLPSNPTTKTASLFQLFELLEHMLANGILPDHYTVPSVLKACAQLRALREGQQIHAYAIKTGLVLSNVYVNNTLMRVYAVCGVMKWVRMVFDESPQRDLVSWTTLIQAYVKMGFPREGVEAFFRMCDAEMRADEMTLVIVLSACSKLGDLSLGRKINGYIYDNGVCRDVFIGNALVDMYLKCGDADFARKVFNEMPVRNVVSWNSMISGLAHQGKFKEALDVFQEMQRMGLEPDDVTLVGVLNSCANLGVLKMGEWVHAYVDRNQIEADGFIGNALVDMYAKCGSIDRAFRVFQCMNRRDVYSYTAMIVGLAMHGEVEMALDIFAEMPKVGIEPDEVTFIGVLAACSHGGLVAEGQKYFREMSSVYKLRPQTEHYGCMVDLLGRAGLINEAEEFVENMPLEPDAFVWGALLGACRIHGKVELAESVMKKLLKVEPERDGAYVLMSNIYSSANRWRDAVKLRRAMKGKNVKKTPGCSSIELDGIVHEFRKGDKSHKRSKEIYKLLEEIMSHIKNHELLAH